The following nucleotide sequence is from Allocatelliglobosispora scoriae.
CAAGATGTGTTCACATATTTAAGAAGCCAAGTTGACAGGCATGTTGTAAACTCGGTGACAGCTCAGCTACTCGCGTACGAAAGCCATGATCGGCGCAACTCTTGAAGAGTTGCGCCGATCATGGCCGAGCGACGTGCCTGGGTCAGAGCGGATAGGTCTTGGCCACCACGACCAGCTCCGAGCTGTGCGAGCCGGCGATGTCCACACCGGTCGGGCGGGGCTTGAAGCCGGGCAGATCGGCGAGCCCGTCGCTGCCGTCCATCGCCCGCACCGTGACGCCGGTGCCGCCCTCCACGACGACCACCAGCTCCACCCCGTCGGCGGGCGGGGCGTGGAAGAGTACGCCGACCGTGCCGTCGCCGAGCCGCTGCGCCGGGATCTCCCGACCGGCCACCCCGGCAGAGACGATCTTCCCGCCGCCGGTGTCGATCCGGGCGTAGACGAGGCGGACCGCCCGTTGCGACTTCACCACCAGGCGCAGCGATCGCTGGGTGCCCTCGCGTTGATCGGAGACGACCCGCACCTCCGGCGGCAGCAGCGTCGCCGCCTCGGCCGGGCCGGTCCAGACGTCGCCGATGATCGGGTAATCCTCGGTCAGATCATGCTGCTCGGTGACGAACTGGCTGGTCCAGGCGCCCGGCGTCGACTCCAGGCTGGCCCAGGCGGCCTTGCCGGTGCCGGCGTCGAGGGCGTACATGAGCTGGCTCGGCACCGGGTGCCGGGCGTCGAAGCGGTCGACCACGAGACCGGTCACCGCCAGCCCGGCGAAGAGCACGAGGGCGCCGATCGCGGCCCGGCCCACCCGGGGCAGCTTCGGGAACAGCGGCAGCAGGGCGAGGCCGAGCAGCACCGCGAAGAGCGCCGGAGCGGCACCGGTGGCGAGGCCGAGCGCCGGGAAGAAGAGCACCACGGTCGGCGCGAGGATCACCACGGCGACGGCGGCACCGGCGGCCGCCGCGATCAGCCCGGCCCGGTGGGCGACGGCGAGCCCGGCGAGCGCACCGCAGAGCGCCGGCAGTGCCGCGAGGTAGGACCCGCCGGGGATCGCGGTCGCCATCAGCACCCCGAAGACCGCCAGCCAGCCCAGGCCCCCGATCGCGAGCGTGATCGGGGCGAACCGCCGCCGGGCCAGGGCGAACCAGCCGAGTACGACGGCGGTGACGAGGGCCGCCAGCGCCCAGCGGTAGAGGACCGGCCGCCACGGATCGATCATGTTGTCGTAACCGGGGCGGACGACGGTGAGCAGCCACCAGAAGAGCTGGGCGGCGATCGGCGCGACGATGACCGGGATCAGCGCGAGACCGAAGCCCGCCGCGAGCGCCCGGCCGGTGGCGGCACCCCGGCGGACCGTCAGCACGCCGAGCGCGGCGACCGCGAGCAGGGCGAGGATCGCCAGCGGCCAGACCAGCCAGCCGGGGTAGCGCACCAGCAGGCCGAGCACCGGGAAGTAGCTCGCGTCGGCGCCGCCGGTCTTCTTCAGCTCCGCGAGGTCGGCGTCGCCGAAGGCGCGGGCCAGCGCCAGCATGTTGTCGCCGTGGTGCTGCAGGCTGCCCTGGTCCATCCGGTCGGCGGTGTCCTGCGGCTTGTGATAGGCCGCCTGGCCGTCGATGTAGGCGCTGTTGAGCCCGGCGAACCGACCGCTGAGCCGGAACGGCGTGAAGTCGGTGTCGTTGGGGAGGATCCGGTAGACCTCGACGGCGACACTCGTGCCGACCGGGTGCGGCGCGTGCTTGCCGAACATCGCGACCACGCCGGAGTTGCCGGTCGAGGTCTCGAACATCACCGCCGGGCCGGAGCTGCCGCGCGCCTCGGCGTTGAGGACGATCCCGCCGTCGCGGGCGAGCTCGTGGCTGTGCACGAACGCCTCGGCACCGCAGAGGCACGCCTCCTCGGCGTCGGTGAAGAGCAGCACGATGTCGTTGCGCGGCTGGGGCCCGGTCCGCAGCGCGCGCACCGATTCCAGGATGGTGGCGAGTCCGGCGCTGTCGTCGTTGGCGCCCGGCCCGTTCTGCACGGAGTCGTAGTGCGCCATCAGGATCACCCGGCCGGTCGAGGCCGAGCCGGGGATCAGGCCGACGACGTTGCGTACGCGAGCGGCGGCCACCGGACCGTCGCCCTCGGTCTCCATGCCGATCGCGTCCTGCACCTGCGCGATGATGCCCATCCCCTGCAGCGTGCTGAGCAGGTAGGCGCGCACCTCGTCATTGGCGGGACTGCCCGCGACGTGCATGACCTTGCCGGTCTGCTGCACGTGGGCGAAGGCTCGGCCGGCGCTGAAGTCCTCCGGCGGAGCGCCGGCGTCGCGCGGGGACGGCGACTGCACCGTGGCGATCGCGCCGGCAGCGAGCGCGGCGAGGCAGGCGAGGGCGATGAGCGGCTGGATCAGACGGCTGGAGTTCGGCACGCAGACATCGTGCCACGACCGCCCGACCGGAGAGCGCTCTCCTGTCCCCGCACCTGCCCGCGCACCGACGAACGTTATATACCCACGAATCAGGGCAATCGAAGCATGATCTCGTCGATATTCATGCCCTTGACAGTCCGGCCCGACGGGACGACCCTGTACGCCAGAGAGCGCTCTCGCACCGCGTACGTCACACCCACGTAAACGAAGGAAACGTATGAGAAGCCCCGTCCCCCACGGCTTTCTCCCGTCCTGGCGTGCCTTGTCGGGCGCCACCAGGCTCTGGGTGAGCTTCGTCGTCCTCGCGGTCACCGCGGCCGGCCTAACTCTCGTGGCACGTCCGGCCACGGCGGATCTCGTCCTGCTGTCCCAGGGCAAGCCCGCCACCGCCTCCTCCGTCGAAGCGGTGGGCACACCTGCCTCCGCCGCCGTCGACGGCAACACCGGCACCCGCTGGGCCAGCGCGTTCTCGGATCCGCAGTGGATCCAGGTCGACCTCGGTGCCAGCTCCGCTATCTCCCAGGTGGTCCTCAACTGGGAGCCCGCCTACGCCACCGGCTTCCGGATCGAGGTCTCCACCAACGGCACCACCTGGACCCCGATCTACACCACGACCACCGGGACCGGCGGCATCCAGACGCTCGCCGTCACCGGCACCGGCCGCTACGTCCGGATGTACGGCACCGCCCGGGCCACGGCATACGGCTACTCGCTCTGGGAGTTCCAGGTCTTCGGCGGCTCGACGCCGCCGGCCTGCGGGACCGCCAACGTGGCGCAGGGCAAGGAGGCGACGGCGTCGTCGGTCGAGAACGCGGGCACCCCGGCCGCCTCCGCCGTCGACGGCAACGTGGGCACCCGCTGGTCGAGCGCCTACACCGTGCCGCAGTGGATCCAGATCGACCTCGGCTCGACCCAGCAGGTCTGCCAGGTCGTCCTCGTCTGGGAGGCGGCCTACGCCACCGCGTTCCAGGTCCAGCTCTCGTCCAACGCGACGGCCTGGACCTCGATCTACTCCACCACCACCGGGACCGGCGGCACGCAGACGCTCGACGTCAGCGGCACCGGCCGCTACCTGCGGGTCTACATCACGGCGAAGGCCACCCAGTGGGGCGCCTCGCTCTGGGAGATCCAGGTCCGCACGGGCACCGTGGTGACCTCGCCCAGCAGTTCGCCGAGCACGCAGCCCTCGCCGTCCACCAGCACGCCGCCCACCGGTGGTGACGTGCTGCTCTCCTACAACAAGCCGGGCACCGCCTCCACGTCTCAGGACGACGGGGCCTGCCCTGGCTGCGTACCCGCCAAGGCCTTTGACCGGGATCCCGGCACGCGCTGGGCGACCAGCGCGACCACCGGCTGGGTCGACCCGGGCTGGATCTACGTCGACCTGGGCGCCACCGCGCAGATCCACAAGGTGATCCTGCAGTGGGACCCGGCGTACGCCACGGCCTACCAGATCCAGACCTCGACCAACGCCACGACCTGGACCACGATCTACTCCACCACGACGAGCACCGGATTCAAGCAGACGCTGACCGGGCTCACCGGCACGGGCCGCTACGTCCGGATGTACGGCACGGCTCGGAGCAGCACCTACGGCTACTCGCTGTGGGAGTTCCAGGTCTGGGGCACCGGCGGCGCACCGATCACGCCGCCCGCGCTCCCGCCGGCGCCGGGCAACCCGCTCGTGCTGAAGTGGTCCGACGAGTTCAACGCGGGCAACGGTGCCGCGCCCGACAACGCCAAGTGGCGGCCCGAGGTCGGTCCCGGCGTCAACAACGAGCTGCAGTATTACACCAACAACGCCAACGCCTACCACGACGGCGGCGGCAACCTGGTGCTGGAGGCGAAGCGGCAGGTCACGCCCGGTTCGGCATGCCCCGGCGGCGAGTGCCAGTACACGTCGGCGCGGCTCAACACGAGCCAGACCTACACCTTCGCCTACGGCCGCGCCGAGGCACGCATCAAGGTCACCGGTACGCAGGGGCTCTGGCCCGCGTTCTGGCTGCTGGGAGCCAACTTCTTCCAGGGCACCCCGTGGCCCAACTGCGGTGAGATCGACATCATGGAGCACGTCGGCAAGGTGGCGAACGCGACATACGGCACGATCCACGCACCGGCCTACAACGGCGCCGGTGGCATCGGGTCGCCGTACACGATCGCGGGCGACTTCGCGTCGGACTTCCACGTGTTCCGGGTCGACTGGGACGCCATGCACATCGCGTTCTCCGTCGACGGCAACCAGTTCTACAGCATCGACAAGGAGCAGACCGAGCTGACGAAGGGCCCGTGGGTCTACGACCACCCGTTCTTCATCATCCTCAACAACGCGGTCGGCGGTGACTGGCCGGGCGCGCCCGATGCCACCACCGTCCTGCCGCAGAAGATGCTCGTCGACTACGTCCGCGTCTACCAGTAACAACGACCTCGATGGGCGCCCGGCTCACCGCATGGCCGGGCGCCCATCGACTTTCGTCTCGATCATGCGCCGGAGAGCGCTCTCTCGCCGTGCTATAAAGGACCGTGCCTGCGAACACACCCCCCGCCAAGCGGCCGCTGACCCTCGAACAGGTGGCCAAGACGATCGGCGTCTCCCGCGCCACCGTCTCCAGGGTCATCAACAAGGTGCCCACCGTCGACCCGGTGCTGCGCCAGACCGTTGAGCGGGCCATCGAGGCGACCGGCTACGTGCCCAACCAGGCAGCCCGGTCCCTGGTCACCCGGCGGACCGACTCCGTGGCGCTGGTGATCTCCGAGCCCGAGCACCGCCACTTCGACGACCCGTTCTTCGGCCGCGTCTTCACCGACCCGTTCTTCGGCCGCATGGTGAGCGGTGCGATGAGCGTCCTGCGCCCGCTCGGCATCCAGCTCGTGCTGATGCTCGCGGAGAACGCCGACGCCCGCGCCAAGCTCATGACCTATCTCCGGCAGGGCCACGTCGACGGGGTGATCATCGACTCGACGCACCTCGACGACCCGCTGCCGCAGCAGATCGTCGAGCTCGGCCTGCCGATCGTGCTCTGCGGCCGGCCCGCCAAGCCCTATCCGATCAGCTATGTCGATGTCGATCACCAGTCCGGGGCCAGGCTCGCCGCCGATCATCTCGTCGCCCGGGGCTGCCAGGAGGTCGGCACGATCTCCGGCCCGCTCGACATGTCGGCCGCGCAGGACCGGCTCACCGGATTCCGGGCCGGGATGGCCCAGCACGGCCACGCCTACATCCCCTGCGTGGAGGGGAACTTCACGGTCGAGAGCGGCGAGCGCGCGATGGAGCAGCTCCTCGACGAGCACCCGCGCCTCGACGGCGTCTTCGCCGCCAACGACCTCATGGCGCAGGGCGCGCTCACCGTCCTCGCCGCCCGGGGCCGCCGGGTGCCGCAGGACGTCGCGGTGATCGGCTTCGACGACAGCAGCGCGGCGGTGTCGAGCCGGCCGCCGCTGACGACGGTGCGGCAGCCGCTGGAGGACATGGCGGCGGCGATGGCCCGCAACCTGATGAACCACGTCGAGGACGCTGAGCTGCGCGTCTCCTCCCACATCTTCGAGCCGACCCTCGTCATCCGCGAGTCCGCCTGACCCCCGAAGCCGCAACTCTTCAAGAGTTGGTCCTAAACCCCGTTAGGACCAACTCTTGAAGAGTTGCGGCTTGGGGGCGCAGTCAGCGGGTGGCGAGGGCGGGGAGGGTCACGCCGGTGAGGCGTTCGGCCTCGGTCCAGAGGCGGGCGGCGACATCCTCGTCGCGCATCCGCTTGGTGAGCCGCGAGGGCTTCGTCTCGCCGACGAGCTCCATGAAGCCGCTCGGCCCGTAGTATCCCCCGTTGACCACGGCCCGGCTCGTCGCGGCGTGGAGCAGCGGCTCGGTGCCCTGCTCCG
It contains:
- a CDS encoding M20/M25/M40 family metallo-hydrolase, whose protein sequence is MPNSSRLIQPLIALACLAALAAGAIATVQSPSPRDAGAPPEDFSAGRAFAHVQQTGKVMHVAGSPANDEVRAYLLSTLQGMGIIAQVQDAIGMETEGDGPVAAARVRNVVGLIPGSASTGRVILMAHYDSVQNGPGANDDSAGLATILESVRALRTGPQPRNDIVLLFTDAEEACLCGAEAFVHSHELARDGGIVLNAEARGSSGPAVMFETSTGNSGVVAMFGKHAPHPVGTSVAVEVYRILPNDTDFTPFRLSGRFAGLNSAYIDGQAAYHKPQDTADRMDQGSLQHHGDNMLALARAFGDADLAELKKTGGADASYFPVLGLLVRYPGWLVWPLAILALLAVAALGVLTVRRGAATGRALAAGFGLALIPVIVAPIAAQLFWWLLTVVRPGYDNMIDPWRPVLYRWALAALVTAVVLGWFALARRRFAPITLAIGGLGWLAVFGVLMATAIPGGSYLAALPALCGALAGLAVAHRAGLIAAAAGAAVAVVILAPTVVLFFPALGLATGAAPALFAVLLGLALLPLFPKLPRVGRAAIGALVLFAGLAVTGLVVDRFDARHPVPSQLMYALDAGTGKAAWASLESTPGAWTSQFVTEQHDLTEDYPIIGDVWTGPAEAATLLPPEVRVVSDQREGTQRSLRLVVKSQRAVRLVYARIDTGGGKIVSAGVAGREIPAQRLGDGTVGVLFHAPPADGVELVVVVEGGTGVTVRAMDGSDGLADLPGFKPRPTGVDIAGSHSSELVVVAKTYPL
- a CDS encoding discoidin domain-containing protein, whose protein sequence is MRSPVPHGFLPSWRALSGATRLWVSFVVLAVTAAGLTLVARPATADLVLLSQGKPATASSVEAVGTPASAAVDGNTGTRWASAFSDPQWIQVDLGASSAISQVVLNWEPAYATGFRIEVSTNGTTWTPIYTTTTGTGGIQTLAVTGTGRYVRMYGTARATAYGYSLWEFQVFGGSTPPACGTANVAQGKEATASSVENAGTPAASAVDGNVGTRWSSAYTVPQWIQIDLGSTQQVCQVVLVWEAAYATAFQVQLSSNATAWTSIYSTTTGTGGTQTLDVSGTGRYLRVYITAKATQWGASLWEIQVRTGTVVTSPSSSPSTQPSPSTSTPPTGGDVLLSYNKPGTASTSQDDGACPGCVPAKAFDRDPGTRWATSATTGWVDPGWIYVDLGATAQIHKVILQWDPAYATAYQIQTSTNATTWTTIYSTTTSTGFKQTLTGLTGTGRYVRMYGTARSSTYGYSLWEFQVWGTGGAPITPPALPPAPGNPLVLKWSDEFNAGNGAAPDNAKWRPEVGPGVNNELQYYTNNANAYHDGGGNLVLEAKRQVTPGSACPGGECQYTSARLNTSQTYTFAYGRAEARIKVTGTQGLWPAFWLLGANFFQGTPWPNCGEIDIMEHVGKVANATYGTIHAPAYNGAGGIGSPYTIAGDFASDFHVFRVDWDAMHIAFSVDGNQFYSIDKEQTELTKGPWVYDHPFFIILNNAVGGDWPGAPDATTVLPQKMLVDYVRVYQ
- a CDS encoding LacI family DNA-binding transcriptional regulator — its product is MAKTIGVSRATVSRVINKVPTVDPVLRQTVERAIEATGYVPNQAARSLVTRRTDSVALVISEPEHRHFDDPFFGRVFTDPFFGRMVSGAMSVLRPLGIQLVLMLAENADARAKLMTYLRQGHVDGVIIDSTHLDDPLPQQIVELGLPIVLCGRPAKPYPISYVDVDHQSGARLAADHLVARGCQEVGTISGPLDMSAAQDRLTGFRAGMAQHGHAYIPCVEGNFTVESGERAMEQLLDEHPRLDGVFAANDLMAQGALTVLAARGRRVPQDVAVIGFDDSSAAVSSRPPLTTVRQPLEDMAAAMARNLMNHVEDAELRVSSHIFEPTLVIRESA